The following proteins are co-located in the Candidatus Methanogranum gryphiswaldense genome:
- a CDS encoding chorismate mutase has protein sequence MPLYRCITVSNTKELREQIEEIDEEIIDLISTRMEIADELAKAKKHAGQKYWDEDKEREVIDRYHELCEEVSLSEEEARMIAEVILNISKERQKHLYGIQ, from the coding sequence ATGCCATTGTACAGGTGCATAACCGTGTCAAACACGAAGGAACTCAGAGAACAGATCGAGGAGATAGACGAGGAGATAATCGACCTCATCTCCACACGCATGGAGATCGCTGACGAATTAGCGAAGGCAAAGAAACATGCAGGTCAGAAATACTGGGACGAGGACAAGGAGCGCGAGGTCATCGACAGATACCACGAACTCTGCGAAGAGGTAAGTCTTTCCGAGGAAGAAGCACGCATGATCGCAGAGGTCATCCTTAACATCTCGAAAGAAAGGCAGAAACACCTCTACGGCATCCAGTGA
- a CDS encoding regulator of amino acid metabolism, contains ACT domain protein, whose amino-acid sequence MVMLRHGISVRDGKAYCGPIEQSDAAIARAADVDHRVVRSAITRIDTTPGLSAIFSKVRPTLLMSDMAPEIGCSTIEIIPTDASKPGILAETMGVIYKQGLTVRQAVIDDPGNRMESHLIVVVDGEIPSYVIPLIKGCSGVASVIIR is encoded by the coding sequence ATGGTGATGCTCCGCCACGGGATCAGCGTCAGAGATGGTAAGGCATACTGCGGTCCTATCGAGCAGTCGGATGCGGCTATCGCAAGGGCGGCGGATGTTGACCATAGGGTCGTCCGTTCTGCGATAACGAGGATCGATACCACGCCTGGACTGTCGGCGATATTCTCCAAGGTCAGGCCTACGCTGTTGATGTCCGATATGGCGCCGGAGATAGGCTGTTCGACGATCGAGATAATCCCAACGGATGCTTCTAAACCTGGGATATTGGCGGAGACGATGGGCGTGATCTACAAACAGGGTCTCACTGTCAGGCAGGCTGTCATCGATGATCCTGGGAACAGGATGGAATCCCATCTCATCGTTGTGGTGGACGGGGAGATCCCTTCGTATGTGATACCGTTGATAAAGGGTTGCAGCGGTGTGGCGAGTGTAATTATCAGATGA